The genomic stretch CAGGGAATTAGGCACTTTTCGTAGCCAAAATCGCATCCCAGTCAAACAAAAAATGCCAAGAACTCAAACAAATCCTTGAAAAACACCTTGATGGATTCAGACCCTTTCTCGATAAAAGATAATCAGTCAAAATGATAGCTTTTAATCTATTATTGCGTTTTTCAACAGCCTCTACTTAACCCTGGTAGATCACATTTTATCTGGCTATAATTGATAATCTTCAAAAAATCTATTCTTACCCCCTAAATCACTTCCATTTAAACGCAAAATAGGAAGTCGGCTGATCAGTGACGTTTCTGATCCCATGCAGTAACTGGGGCTCAATAAAATAGAAATCCCCAGACGTAGCATGATATTCCTTGCCATCAATCGTCATGACAGTCTCACCGGAAATCATCAGTATAATCTCACTTTCCGTATGTGCATGCGGTTCATGGCTAGGTCCCTTTCCCTCCAACGTAGTGGTATGCATTTCAAGTCTCTCACACATGGCGGTGGATCTGTCAAAATAAGAGCGGCTGCCTCCTCTATCATTAGGCTGAAATTTAAGCGAATCTGCATTGATCACCAAAGAGCCTCCTGATGCTATACCTCTGGAAATATCCATGGGTTTTCTAGCCTTGTATCTAATCACAAAATAGGTAAGCGGGCTATCTCCTACATTCGATAGAGAATGCATCTGCTGTGGCATCAACGATATCACGCCATTTGCCGCCAGAACTGTACTTTCTTCCTCAATAGTAACTTGCATCAACCCTTCCTTGACTATAAGAATTTCTTCTATATCCTCATTAGCATGTGCTGTACTTGGATCCGCACCTACTTCCTGTGTGGTTGCGTGCATTTCAAGGTATTCAAAATGTGGGGACGTGCCTTCAAAGACCGGTCTTCCTGTGCGGTCACCATTTGAGATGACTTTGTGGTCTGACCATCTATAAAGCCCGGATTTTATAGGATTCAGCTGCGCAATAGTAGTGAGTGGCATAAAGCAAATGAGATAAATGAATATAGACTTCATACTCCAAAAATTAAAATTTAGGCAAACATGGGCGAAGTTGGCAATACAGATAATTGACATCCAAATCAGCCAGACTCTTATACCCAAATAAATGTAACAATATTATGCAAAATTCCATATTACTGGGCATTATAACCGAAAGAGAAAAACCTTACCGTAATTTATGCCGTCTATACTTGCTCTAACCAAATCCCATTTTAAAAACCAAATTCTAAATTTATGAAGATCTTTACACTCTTTGCCGCCTTGGCCTTAACCTCATTCACAATGGCATCCAAAGTGACTACCGTGGACACAACAGAAAGCACCATCACCTGGACTGCCAAAAAAGTAACGGGTCAGCATCATGGCAAGGTGCCCATCACATCCGCAACGCTCGATTATCAAAATAATAGGATCTTGGGTGGAAATTTCGAGATGGACATGACCAGCTTAACAGTAGAGGATATTACCGATCCGGGAATGAATAAAAAACTAAGCGACCACTTGAAATCAGATGATTTCTTTTCTGTAGAGAAATACAACAAGTCCACTTTCAATGTCACGGATGCCAAAACAAGTGATGGAAAAGCATACCAAATCACAGGAGATCTCACCATCAAAGGAATCACCAAACCGGTTACTTTTCCTGCTACTGTGTCAGTGAACGGGGGAAAGATCACAGCTACTGGAAAACTGACCTTTGACCGTACACACTATGACATCAAATTCCGCTCTGGTTCATACTTCGAAAACCTCGCCGACAAGATGATCTATGATGATGTGGAACTAGATGTGAAACTTGTGGCCAGCGAGTAAAACACGACCTTAAAGTTTGCTATTTACCGGCATAACCGGCCAAAACCAGTTCAGATGTAGAATTGAACTGGTTTTTTGTTTGCATGGAATGCACACTTTTTTATTTGACCGAAGTTCAGATATACATACTACAACTTTCACCCCAGATACTTACACGATTATTAGCCTGATAATTTTCTTGTTTTTGAATTAACATACTTTAAGCATAATTAAAAAAACAATGGGAAATTAGGGATAGTGGCACTCGTTATAAAAGGGAAGAGGATCTTAACCCTGACTAAGATTCTGTGTGGAAAAAAGTCAGAGGAAGCCTGCGTGGTTTTTAGTAAACAAAAGCCATGCAGAGCCTCTGCACCACGCAGGAAGCCACAACAGCATTTTTTGGTTAAGAGCAAAATGTTGGATTAAGTTGACCATAAAAAACCCAATGAATTTTCATCCACCGGGTTTCTGTTTTTGCGTTAAATTAAAATTAGCTTAGCCGATAACATTCCCATCCTCATCCCAAGCTATGATAGTGCCTCTATCTTCAGGTTTGAGATACTGCGGAAGGTATTTCTCCTCCAACTTGAATCCATGCCTGTCCATCACCTCTTGCGGCACACCATCCCAGGCATTTGGAGTATTCCCTACGTAACCTATATATTTCCAGCCAGCTTCTGTGGAAAAATAGCCTGAACAGGTCAGGTTACGCAGCAAATTAAACCATCGGACTGCCCCTTCATATTCTGGCTTAGCCTTGTCTGGCCAAGCTACTTCCTCTACTATCTCAATGACTTCGGATTCCTTAAGTTCATTGAAGGATTTGCCGAATTTCTCATCTGCCTCGTAATCCAACCACATCAGCCCACCGCGCATAGGCGTTTGGTTTCCTGGCTGATCCTTCATCATAAACTCCATGAAGTCCACCACCCCTACTTCAGATGCAGCAG from Algoriphagus sp. NG3 encodes the following:
- a CDS encoding gluconate 2-dehydrogenase subunit 3 family protein, producing MNRRENLKLLFTGSVGTGLLLTGCSPEQQELPTRALLEGGTIGGRTEEEKQIDQKLLSETFFTDEERKKLTTLVDIILPKDDESPAASEVGVVDFMEFMMKDQPGNQTPMRGGLMWLDYEADEKFGKSFNELKESEVIEIVEEVAWPDKAKPEYEGAVRWFNLLRNLTCSGYFSTEAGWKYIGYVGNTPNAWDGVPQEVMDRHGFKLEEKYLPQYLKPEDRGTIIAWDEDGNVIG
- a CDS encoding cupin domain-containing protein — encoded protein: MKSIFIYLICFMPLTTIAQLNPIKSGLYRWSDHKVISNGDRTGRPVFEGTSPHFEYLEMHATTQEVGADPSTAHANEDIEEILIVKEGLMQVTIEEESTVLAANGVISLMPQQMHSLSNVGDSPLTYFVIRYKARKPMDISRGIASGGSLVINADSLKFQPNDRGGSRSYFDRSTAMCERLEMHTTTLEGKGPSHEPHAHTESEIILMISGETVMTIDGKEYHATSGDFYFIEPQLLHGIRNVTDQPTSYFAFKWK
- a CDS encoding YceI family protein; its protein translation is MKIFTLFAALALTSFTMASKVTTVDTTESTITWTAKKVTGQHHGKVPITSATLDYQNNRILGGNFEMDMTSLTVEDITDPGMNKKLSDHLKSDDFFSVEKYNKSTFNVTDAKTSDGKAYQITGDLTIKGITKPVTFPATVSVNGGKITATGKLTFDRTHYDIKFRSGSYFENLADKMIYDDVELDVKLVASE